One part of the Anopheles coustani chromosome 2, idAnoCousDA_361_x.2, whole genome shotgun sequence genome encodes these proteins:
- the LOC131263797 gene encoding ATPase inhibitor mai-2, mitochondrial-like encodes MQSLRKTTTWMIPSGMRIARMSAGEAGSGAGKGGGGGGSIRDAGGSFGKMEVAHEEEYFYKQRQEQLAKLKKQAINQADFHAESIKHHEEAIARHKKAIDELKK; translated from the exons ATGCAATCTCTTCGTAAAACAACCACCTGGATGATTCCTTCTGGAATGAG AATCGCTCGCATGAGCGCTGGAGAGGCGGGCAGCGGAGCTGGTAaaggtggcggcggcggtggatcGATTCGTGATGCCGGTGGTTCTTTCGGCAAAATGGAGGTTGCACATGAAGAAGAATACTTCTACAAGCAG CGTCAGGAACAACTGGCTAAGTTGAAGAAACAGGCCATCAATCAGGCAGATTTTCATGCCGAATCGATCAAACATCACGAAGAAGCAATTGCACGCCATAAGAAGGCGATCGACGAGCTGAAGAAGTAA